From the Temnothorax longispinosus isolate EJ_2023e chromosome 6, Tlon_JGU_v1, whole genome shotgun sequence genome, one window contains:
- the Rbcn-3a gene encoding dmX-like protein 2 isoform X4 has product MNCHQILSGACNAGDRCYAVGSVEGISFTAYAAGCNIVILANNFERVQIIPGAVHNYIRISCLDCSTDTGKIAAAYENQVCIFEPTPLIHSTCSHQLEYRWVQTGSLQTESNITSLSWNLEGTRLLTGGELLQLWHQNIMPFQEEHSILPTATKPKTLQTEEVSTAGNNHNVTANTSQDPGTVTFSIGGEAESPGPGDTSIPNDPGGWNCVWKCRTATPVHLMSFSPDGTLFATTGMNDRLVKIWFENKQLFPARSIDHTSFAQSVGSDNFSFVYVAHPRAVTHLSWRKTSKYMPKGSVSNMLVTSCRDNICRVWAETIPPEIEGLANMSQFEGSDRHGHHGKHRHHNMHKHRFMQRLKHMKTCFHIRRHAKQQHQAGHTAPTLPTLPSTYSVHDFHNSYQTSGHYPGMHFHLAASINAETDIPLVPSLITGDPEREPNFILHWLNNKEMHFTMQAENILQELTRKVVEKEEGLQHQQEAEHVEHDSEDECTPKKGVRLQTAQKPVVGGRSMSQEEHSSDEHHTAHTTSSHHSLAHSVHSHPSLSNTTSINSIATDATSTMNHAPDSLDTKIETLLRDWHHNPDLLFSIHPIDGSFLIWHIEWLDEYHPGSFRQAQISFSTRIPNAFPLGDASTMSHNVSMYSHNTGGPLLNIREVAKSSTKTSDPSEVATPLPSLIEQDEEQSTLTSKAGQELLKNMENTNDQNQTKTETNALENNKNGQDADLLAHPSPIVSMVSKHSNGTLNLWQLTFADKTKFSQVLSIGHACRASGHRFRVNDITCHPVLPLLVTTSHHNIPEFSGTQSTESNENLGIKHDSCKDKDIMSPTGFCSELILWRVDAVGPLSKSGGVSELARINSPEISAFSNVAWIPTLLPSTTLGNLSNSPSACFVASDGECLRVYQAVIDARTLLAEVSISERRSRMMDSMASLSTDMSSDDGVRHSIHDRIKIVSQQSTARPGCVIQLDAIADATHDWQNTQFLHVFQEQLITGERSDEKQPGIDTSANDLGLMESTLDAMVDLQQSTIFEEPFYIVVLERTQQGTTVHMWRLVIASQPETTGLSGSMMYVPDSHLVQDEDDEGTPGRLSHAEGRRSRRPSQTGGRSRRESQGDLDSTFLPRRHQNSHVLITTTKVCTQELPLPDGVEVIHAAPAAGHLSSSSIYPACFAPYIIVTACSDSTVRFWKCKVTKRPDEKLDYEWCEWEMTRKDQESTIDITGQPLNISAAYSGRIACAYKYGKSFTRPTKSDPDSRYVNLCVAIYECESTGGSEWILEDTIHLKNIHLPRIAVDQHLDLSYLYDSRFLQKKQRLTQVLQTLSHEDIRSSRNGENGDSTKAGLLAVPSFSTLQSLRKSIIENGNTCPLTQKHLVQLDWVSKEDGSHILTVGVGSKIMLFTPVCSDLAQANMKAMKESQSNNRPILRKTSSLAQPQFVDEIRWMKLRKIELTTADGLPPLPMQISWVRDGILVVGMDSEMHVYSQWKPNPKNDCFHSNLQHQESDEFQASRNLRDEDLRTLAHETSQRRLANVSSMPHLSRVSSINLTMLDAKKKRGIQNENLSFDYMPDYGLFEASRIACPVLPQYHPKQLMELLNSGKIRWVKAILAHLVRCIGSSCNLRADDESLVKQRGWSRSRTMSVSYMGTTSPLEPRGSTTQIPEELTLDYAEITSISPLPLWTLLMADKETNLPHQQNEDKHDYNKLFDSNLDEGESLDDMLDEDYERSRQKDRRSSVPERQGISHFGPRQGRLLSRLLTHTHLPGLSSLDQMHLLALADTVSTCNVDFAERFAIDAAKNAIAKENLTGIPDGETVSTDSLDDCGLRFLLAMKHYNYLIRCLPLAQRAQFQKQGVASNNLVWAFHSESEEELLGLIPSYAKGQPKWSVLKELGVGWWIRSNTVLKKCIDKIAKAAFQDKQDPLDAAIYYLAMKKKNLVWGLFRNKRDERMTAFFSNNFAENRWRKAALKNAFALLGKQRFDHAAAFFLLAGALKDAIDVCLNKLNDIQLAMVIVRLYENDTSSPNMRRLLYEEILGCDKDGQNQDMSRAHPDPFLRSMALWILKDHSGSLNTLLLTNVGHMHPQYDDESDKPEGTTANPNVFNFYVYLRTHPLLIRQYIASTAQDKKKGHSVVISGFSYGTETKRPDQPDKQLLLEDSITPLERQLYFTTAHAHFKAGCPALALEVLSKLPNKVMETNGEDSPSLLNSPSKARAQDAQIDTGIINWGNESNAVNNKDADVDWGTPSFDWSQSSNRVKGDKLELNWDDDETGEAEDADSPPMSMKLDKKEQDNSHKSETDNKDVAKSAGQLDIMAQQLKFVACLKILMEELSTLATGFEVDGGQLRYQLYVWLEREVDALRQLCSYSTNADGDMNNAAEYEGGMVDDVPPYKPGEQPTLHQILVAEKLDFEAKVQRAAKRKKWLKANETLLRTLLSYCSLHGASGGGLASVRMELVLLLQELQQEKTQQQLLSPLPFPTTLPLLSASVACNKTVVADPVRHLQSLAHDMLQTLVELRNPPMPNRNTHYCEVFIMRDLAVALSACIYQSLCDSDTFVMKHHQPDSFPVVAEVETTGGHLVASNRYHRRYSTDDGVCITTSPAKWPGVTNLRALLAREKDEDTPKLNILLCEAFVATYMSLFIYAMSSCDSHILYRLVGQHFDNNTWSSLFGGGVKKLLRVASTTNNQGGTTISVERTDSMTSDIQSTASGMWNTMTSLTKQRVKLNMKLLGQFTGQQPNMKEDKPTYREQFVSPQMSMISYFLMKPRIETEYADEIDYDSSDSAVSDLDSTDDEEDVFDTGSKPKSKPKDNTEHSNSNSYSWSVMRLAIVKILQKQLQDFMTVAGIEMQELPVSSPLIHGTLGIVALWQESLREELEFKGPPPANYIPGCAPDPSPTPGKPAIHKYRSLLEKGNTPFNTRLASAAPTNRLWCYLVRQEMVQDIFIRAVFGKRRSMSTILESSQSVVDGVHRGTGEDKGSDSGTTSLPEPVRIIHKEQDSISAFCLNQVNPGLMALATPREVQEMNISLLLELPSWLEDECEFDIINLNKQPDPEPVPPTSFLVIQTAADRPLLAQSPQQNSPQTHSGIASQSGRGASVILKHKIDGIRRISSHPLLPLYLTGSQDGSVSLWEWGHQTAVATPRAPGTFAKVTRVRFSQHGNKFGVADSDGQLSLFQVACREGTARPFFTYQCHSKVTSDFVFLGACSLVATAGHGSEGRNVALWDTLLPQNKSLVQGFMCHDQGASALILAPQHQLLISGGKKGDINIFDVRQRQQRQRFQAHESAIKCLALDPHEEFFVSGAGDGDIKIWGLTVHSLLYSFPSEHPRSSFFKNIGQGVTQLHVDSAGRLFSCGADGSMKVRQLPERDCVIQTLY; this is encoded by the exons ATGAATTGTCATCAGATACTGAGCGGTGCCTGTAATGCGGGCGATCGCTGCTACGCGGTCGGCTCCGTCGAGGGAATATCCTTCACC GCGTACGCAGCTGGCTGCAATATTGTGATTTTGGCCAATAATTTCGAACGAGTTCAAATAATTCCTGGAGCTGTGCACAATTACATCAGGATCAGCTGTCTGGACTGTAGTACAGATACGGGAAAAATAGCTGCAGCCTATGAAAACCAAGTCTGCATTTTCGAGCCAACGCCGCTTATACACAGCACCTGTTCACAT CAATTAGAATACAGATGGGTTCAAACAGGAAGTCTGCAAACAGAATCGAATATTACTTCTTTATCATGGAATTTAGAAGGGACAAGATTGTTAACAGGCGGCGAACTGTTACAATTATGGCATCAAAACATCATGCCATTTCAAGAAGAGCACT CAATATTACCTACTGCTACAAAGCCGAAAACATTACAAACGGAAGAAGTCAGCACGGCCGGAAATAATCATAATGTTACAGCAAATACTTCTCAGGATC ctGGTACGGTGACGTTCTCAATTGGAGGGGAAGCTGAGAGTCCTGGGCCTGGGGATACATCTATTCCAAATGATCCAGGCGGTTGGAATTGTGTATGGAAGTGTCGTACGGCTACACCAGTTCATCTTATGAGTTTTAGTCCCGACGGCACTCTGTTTGCAACAACAGGAATGAATGATAGATTGGTCAAAATATGGTTCGAAAACAAACAAT TATTTCCAGCAAGAAGCATAGATCATACAAGTTTTGCACAGTCCGTGGGTAGTGACAACTTTAGTTTTGTTTATGTCGCACATCCGCGCGCTGTAACGCATCTATCTTGGCGCAAGACAAGTAAATATATGCCAAA AGGCTCTGTATCCAATATGTTGGTCACATCGTGTCGTGATAATATTTGTCGAGTGTGGGCAGAAACGATACCACCTGAAATCGAAGGCTTAGCTAATATGAGTCAGTTTGAAGGCTCCGATAGGCATGGTCATCATGGCAAACATCGTCATCATAATATGCACAAACATCGATTTATGCAACGACTGAAACATATGAA AACATGTTTTCATATTCGGCGACATGCTAAGCAGCAACATCAAGCTGGCCATACAGCACCGACTTTACCAACGCTTCCATCTACATATTCTGTACACGATTTTCATAATAGTTATCAAACTTCTGGTCATTACCCAGGAATGCATTTCCACTTGGCAGCCAGTATCAACGCAGAAACTG ATATACCACTAGTACCAAGCCTAATTACTGGAGATCCCGAAAGAGAACCGAATTTTATTCTACACTGGCtaaataacaaagaaatgCACTTTACCATGCAAGCCGAAAACATACTGCAAGAGTTAACTCGTAAAGTAGTGGAGAAAGAGGAAGGTTTACAACATCAACAAGAAGCTGAACATGTGGAACATGATTCTGAGGATGAATGTACACCAA AAAAAGGAGTTCGGCTGCAAACAGCTCAGAAGCCAGTAGTCGGTGGCCGGTCAATGAGTCAAGAAGAGCACAGTAGTGACGAACATCATACTGCACATACTACCTCATCTCACCACAGTTTAGCACACAGTGTGCACTCTCATCCCAGTCTTag CAATACAACCTCCATTAATTCTATAGCGACGGATGCAACATCTACGATGAACCACGCGCCAGATTCGTTGGACACAAAGATAGAAACGTTGCTACGTGACTGGCACCACAATCCAGATTTGCTGTTTTCGATACATCCGATAGACGGAAGTTTCTTGATTTGGCATATTGAATGGTTGGACGAATATCATCCTGGGTCTTTTCGACAGGCACAAATTTCATTTTCCACTCGTATTCCGAACGCATTTCCGCTCGGCGACGCGTCGACAATGAGTCACAATGTATCAATGTACTCTCATAATACTGGTGGACCCTTATTGAATATTCGTGAAGTTGCAAAATCCTCGACTAAAACAAGCGATCCTAGTGAAGTCGCGACTCCCTTACCTAGTCTCATAGAACAAGATGAAGAGCAATCTACCTTGACCTCAAAAGCAGGTCAAGAACTActgaaaaatatggaaaatacgAATGATCAAAATCAAACAAAAACGGAAACTAACGCgttggaaaataataaaaatgggcAAGACGCGGATCTGTTGGCCCACCCTAGTCCGATTGTTTCTATGGTATCAAAGCACTCGAATGGTACTTTGAATTTATGGCAATTAACGTTTGCAGACAAAACGAAATTTTCACAGGTGTTGAGCATAGGGCATGCATGTAGAGCTTCCGGACATCGCTTCCGTGTAAACGACATTACTTGCCATCCTGTCTTACCTCTACTTGTAACAACCTCTCATCATAATATACCTGAGTTTTCTGGTACTCAATCAACGGAATCCAACGAAAACCTCGGCATTAAACACGATTCCTGTAAAGATAAGGATATCATGTCACCTACTGGATTTTGCAGCGAATTGATATTATGGCGCGTAGATGCCGTGGGGCCTCTGTCCAAGAGCGGTGGAGTTTCTGAATTGGCGCGTATCAATTCGCCCGAGATATCGGCGTTTAGTAATGTAGCCTGGATCCCGACATTATTGCCAAGCACAACACTGGGCAATTTATCCAATTCTCCCAGTGCCTGCTTCGTAGCTAGTGACGGAGAATGTTTGCGGGTTTATCAAGCTGTCATTGACGCTAGAACGTTACTAGCCGAAGTGTCGATCAGCGAGAGAAGAAGCAGGATGATGGATTCCATGGCCAGTCTCTCGACGGATATGTCATCGGATGATGGCGTCAGGCACTCCATTCACGACAGGATAAAAATAGTATCTCAACAATCGACCGCGAGACCAGGATGCGTTATACAGCTCGACGCTATTGCTGACGCTACTCACGATTGGCAGAACACGCAGTTCCTCCATGTCTTTCAAGAGCAATTAATCACGGGCGAGAGAAGCGACGAGAAGCAGCCTGGTATTGACACATCGGCCAATGATCTGGGACTCATGGAGTCCACGTTGGACGCTATGGTAGATCTGCAACAATCGACAATCTTCGAAGAGCCATTCTACATAGTGGTTCTTGAGCGTACGCAGCAGGGCACCACTGTGCATATGTGGCGATTGGTAATAGCATCGCAACCAGAAACTACCGGTTTGTCAGGCTCGATGATGTATGTGCCAGATTCTCATTTGGTTCAGGATGAAGACGATGAGGGAACGCCTGGTAGATTGAGCCACGCGGAAGGTAGACGCTCACGCAGACCCAGTCAAACCGGTGGCCGGAGTCGTCGCGAGAGTCAGGGTGATCTGGACTCGACGTTCTTGCCTCGTCGCCATCAAAACAGCCACGTCCTCATTACCACCACGAAAGTCTGCACGCAGGAATTGCCGTTGCCCGACGGTGTGGAGGTGATTCACGCCGCTCCCGCCGCGGGACATTTAAGTAGCTCCTCAATATATCCCGCCTGCTTTGCGCCATATATCATTGTGACGGCGTGCAGCGACAGCACTGTACGATTTTGGAAATGCAAAGTGACGAAGAGGCCGGACGAAAAGCTGGATTACGAATGGTGCGAGTGGGAGATGACCAGAAAAGACCAGGAATCCACTATTGATATCACCGGTCAGCCGTTGAACATAAGCGCGGCTTACAGCGGACGCATCGCTTGCGCCTATAAGTACGGAAAATCGTTTACGCGTCCGACGAAGAGCGATCCGGATTCGCGCTACGTGAATCTTTGTGTCGCTATATATGAATGCGAAAGCACAGGTGGCAGCGAATGGATCTTGGAAGACACGATTCATCTGAAGAATATTCATCTACCACGAATAGCGGTGGATCAGCACTTAGACCTTAGCTATTTGTACGACAGTAGATTCTTGCAGAAGAAGCAACGGCTTACTCAGGTGTTGCAGACCCTCAGTCACGAAGATATAAGATCCTCGAGAAACGGAGAGAATGGCGATTCCACGAAAGCTGGCCTGCTGGCGGTCCCGTCGTTCAGTACCCTGCAGTCTTTGCGGAAATCGATCATAGAGAATGGTAACACATGCCCGCTCACGCAGAAGCATCTGGTGCAACTCGACTGGGTATCTAAAGAGGACGGCTCGCATATTCTGACTGTGGGCGTCGGTTCCAAGATTATGCTATTCACTCCAGTGTGTTCGGATCTGGCGCAAGCTAACATGAAAGCAATGAAGGAATCCCAGAGTAATAACAGGCCGATATTGAGAAAGACTTCGTCACTGGCTCAGCCGCAATTCGTTGACGAGATCCGATGGATGAAATTGCGCAAAATCGAGCTGACGACGGCAGATGGTCTACCGCCACTACCCATGCAAATATCCTGGGTGCGAGACGGCATTCTGGTTGTCGGCATGGATTCCGAGATGCATGTGTACTCACAGTGGAAACCAAATCCGAAGAACGATTGTTTCCATTCGAATCTGCAGCATCAGGAGTCCGACGAGTTCCAAGCGAGTCGAAACTTGCGCGATGAGGATCTACGCACATTGGCGCACGAGACGTCCCAGAGACGACTGGCAAACGTGTCTTCCATGCCACATTTGTCGCGCGTTAGTAGTATCAATTTGACAATGCTGGATGCCAAGAAGAAGCGCGGTATACAGAACGAGAACTTGAGTTTCGACTACATGCCGGATTACGGATTGTTCGAAGCGTCGAGGATAGCCTGTCCGGTTTTACCGCAGTATCATCCTAAGCAGCTGATGGAACTATTAAATTCGGGTAAGATCAGATGGGTGAAGGCTATACTGGCGCATCTCGTCCGATGTATAGGTAGTTCCTGCAACTTGCGGGCCGACGACGAGAGTCTGGTGAAGCAGCGCGGTTGGTCCCGATCGAGAACGATGTCGGTGAGTTACATGGGTACAACATCGCCGCTGGAACCGAGAGGTTCGACTACGCAGATACCGGAGGAATTGACGCTGGATTACGCGGAGATTACATCCATCTCTCCACTCCCGTTATGGACTTTGTTGATGGCCGACAAAGAAACGAATTTACCGCATCAGCAGAACGAGGACAAGCACGATTACAACAAGCTATTCGACAGCAACTTGGATGAAGGAGAATCGTTGGACGATATGTTGGACGAAGATTATGAACGTTCGCGGCAAAAGGATAGACGATCCTCAGTGCCGGAGAGACAAGGAATATCTCACTTCGGTCCCAGACAAGGCAGACTGTTGTCGCGTCTCTTGACTCACACTCATCTCCCGGGACTCTCCAGTCTCGACCAAATGCATCTACTCGCCTTAGCGGATACCGTGTCTACGTGTAATGTCGATTTCGCGGAAAGATTCGCAATCGACGCGGCAAAGAACGCAATCGCCAAGGAGAATCTAACAGGCATTCCGGACGGCGAAACTGTGTCTACCGATTCGCTGGACGACTGCGGCCTCAGATTCCTCTTAGCAATGAAACATTACAATTATCTGATACGCTGCTTACCGTTGGCACAAAGAGCGCAATTCCAGAAGCAGGGTGTCGCGTCGAATAACCTCGTGTGGGCGTTTCATTCTGAATCCGAGGAGGAATTGTTGGGATTAATTCCGTCTTATGCCAAAGGTCAACCAAAGTGGTCTGTGCTGAAGGAACTTGGCGTAGGTTGGTGGATTAGGAGCAATACGGTGCTGAAGAAATGCATAGATAAAATAGCGAAGGCTGCGTTCCAGGATAAGCAAGATCCTTTAGACGCGGCTATCTATTACTTAgcaatgaaaaagaaaaatctagTGTGGGGTCTATTTAGGAATAAGCGAGACGAACGAATGACTGCCTTCTTCTCGAATAATTTCGCCGAGAATCGATGGAGAAAAGCGGCTCTGAAGAACGCTTTCGCTCTGCTTGGAAAGCAACGATTCGACCATGCGGCCGCGTTCTTTTTACTTGCTGGAGCTTTGAAGGATGCCATCGATGTATGCTTGAATAAACTGAACGATATCCAACTCGCGATGGTGATAGTTAGACTCTACGAGAATGATACGTCATCTCCTAATATGAGAAGATTATTGTACGAAGAAATCCTAGGTTGCGATAAAGATGGACAAAATCAAGATATGAGCAGAGCGCATCCTGATCCATTCTTGCGTAGCATGGCTCTGTGGATCTTGAAGGATCATTCTGGCTCTCTCAATACTTTGCTTTTGACCAACGTCGGTCATATGCATCCGCAGTATGACGATGAATCTGATAAGCCAGAAGGAACAACag caaACCCAAACGTTTTCAATTTCTACGTTTATCTTCGTACACATCCGTTATTAATCAGACAGTATATCGCGTCCACCGCGCAAGATAAGAAGAAAGGACACTCCGTAGTAATTTCGGGATTCAGTTATGGCACAGAGACAAAGAGACCAGATCAACCAGATAAACAGTTATTGTTAGAGGATAGTATTACACCATTGGAGAGACAACTGTATTTCACAACGGCACACGCACACTTTAAAGCTGGTTGTCCAGCTCTCGCTCTTGAAGTTTTATCTAAATTACCTAATAAAGTTATGGAAACAAATGGCGAAGATTCACCAA GCTTATTGAACAGTCCAAGTAAGGCCAGAGCTCAAGATGCTCAAATAGATACCGGTATTATTAATTGGGGAAATGAGTCGAATGCAGTAAACAATAAAG ATGCCGATGTAGATTGGGGTACGCCATCATTTGATTGGTCTCAAAGTAGCAACCGCGTGAAAGGagataaattagaattaaactGGGATGATGATGAGACGGGTGAAGCTGAGGACGCTGATAGTCCTCCCATGAGTATGAAACTTGACAAGAAAGAACAGGATAACTCGCATAAATCAGAAACTGATAACA aagacGTAGCAAAATCAGCTGGACAATTGGATATTATGGCGCAACAATTGAAATTTGTGGCATGCTTGAAAATCTTAATGGAAGAACTGTCCACGTTAGCGACAGGTTTTGAAGTAGACGGAGGTCAGCTACGATATCAACTATATGTATGGTTGGAACGAGAAGTAGACGCATTAAGACAACTTTGTAGCTACAGCACAAATGCAGACGGAGACATGAACAACGCAGCAGaat atgaaGGCGGCATGGTCGATGACGTGCCACCATATAAACCTGGCGAGCAGCCAACGTTACATCAAATACTGGTAGCGGAGAAGTTAGATTTTGAGGCTAAAGTACAGAGAGCTGCAAAGAGGAAGAAATGGTTGAAAg CTAACGAGACATTGTTGAGGACATTGTTATCGTATTGTTCATTGCACGGTGCATCGGGTGGCGGTTTAGCGTCAGTAAGAATGGAATTGGTACTCTTGCTACAGGAATTGCAACAAGAAAAGACTCAACAACAATTGCTCAGTCCTCTTCCTTTCCCCACTACACTACCTCTGTTAAGCGCCAGCGTCGCTTGCAACAAGACTGTCGTTGCTGATCCAGTTCGACATCTGCAG TCTCTCGCACATGATATGCTGCAGACCTTAGTAGAGCTACGCAATCCACCGATGCCTAACAGAAATACGCATTATTGCGAAGTATTCATCATGAGAGATTTAGCGGTAGCACTTAGCGCCTGTATTTATCAATCACTTTGCGATTCGGACACGTTCGTTATGAAACATCATCAGCCAGATAG TTTCCCGGTAGTCGCTGAGGTAGAAACGACGGGTGGTCATTTAGTAGCCTCAAACAGATATCATCGACGATATTCGACGGATGATGGTGTATGCATAACTACCTCACCTGCTAAATGGCCAGGCGTAACAAATTTGCGTGCGTTGTTAGCTCGGGAGAAAGACGAGGACACTCCGAAGCTGAATATTCTGCTCTGCGAAGCTTTCGTGGCGACATATATGAGTCTCTTTATTTACGCCATGTCGAGTTGCGACAGTCACATTTTATACAGACTAGTGGGACAACACTTCGATAACAATACATGGTCATCTCTTTTCGGCGGGGGAGTTAAGAAGCTACTGCGCGTAGCAAGCACGACTAATAATCAG gGCGGTACCACGATTAGTGTCGAGCGGACCGATAGTATGACCAGTGACATTCAAAGTACCGCCAGTGGTATGTGGAATACCATGACGTCGTTGACTAAACAACGTGTCAAGCTGAATATGAAACTATTAGGACAATTTACGGGTCAACAGCCAAATATGAAAGAAGATAAGCCTACATATAGAGAACAGTTTGTTTCGCCGCAAATGAGCATGATCTCCTATTTTCTCATGAAG CCACGCATAGAGACTGAATATGCTGATGAAATTGATTATGATTCTTCCGATTCTGCGGTATCTGACTTAGATTCTACAGACGATGAGGAAGATGTATTTGACACGGGTTCGAAACCAAAGAGTAAACCAAAGGATAATACAGAGCATAGTAATTCCAATTCGTATAGTTGGAGCGTAATGAGATTAGCAATAGttaaaatactgcaaaaacAATTACAAGATTTTATGACTGTTGCCGGTATAGAAATGCAag AATTACCTGTAAGTAGCCCGCTAATCCACGGTACTTTGGGCATTGTTGCTCTATGGCAAGAGTCTTTGCGCGAAGAATTGGAATTTAAAGGTCCACCCCCAGCGAATTACATACCGGGCTGTGCACCGGATCCTTCTCCCACGCCTGGAAAACCTGCTATTCATAAATATCGATCGTTATTAGAGAAAGGAAATACACCCTTTAA TACACGATTGGCATCCGCAGCGCCTACCAATCGTCTGTGGTGTTATTTAGTTAGACAGGAAATGGTTcaggatatttttattcgcgcaGTATTTGGTAAACGAAGATCCATGTCAACGATACTTGAAAGCAGTCAGTCAGTCGTTGACGGCGTACATCGTGGAACTGGAGAAGATAAGGGTAGTGATAGTGGCACTACAAGCTTACCAGAACCAGTCAGAATCATCCATAAGGAACAAGATAGCATCAGTGCCTTCTGTCTTAATCAG GTAAACCCAGGTTTAATGGCCCTTGCTACACCTCGGGAAGTACAAGAGATGAACATTTCCCTGCTCCTAGAACTTCCGTCGTGGTTGGAAGATGAATGCGAATTTGATATTATCAACTTGAATAAACAACCTGATCCAGAGCCTGTACCGCCAACCAGTTTCTTAGTTATACAG ACAGCAGCAGATCGTCCTTTGTTAGCGCAGAGTCCTCAGCAAAACAGTCCCCAAACCCACTCAGGTATAGCCAGTCAGAGTGGACGTGGCGCGAGCGTG ATCCTGAAGCATAAAATCGATGGAATCAGGAGAATCTCTTCCCATCCGCTTTTACCATTAT ACTTAACCGGATCGCAAGATGGTTCTGTATCGTTATGGGAGTGGGGACATCAGACGGCCGTCGCTACTCCAAGAGCACCTGGGACTTTTGCCAAAGTGACCCGCGTGCGATTCTCTCAGCACGGTAACAAGTTCGGCGTGGCTGATTCCGATGGCCAATTGAGTCTATTTCAAGTGGCCTGCCGAGAAGGAACGGCTCGACCATTCTTC ACTTACCAGTGCCACAGTAAAGTGACCTCAGACTTCGTCTTCCTTGGCGCATGCAGTCTTGTAGCTACCGCGGGTCACGGCTCGGAAGGACGGAACGTAGCATTATGGGATACGTTACTTCCGCAAAACAAATCTCTTGTACAAG GCTTCATGTGTCACGATCAGGGAGCCAGCGCCTTGATTCTGGCACCGCAGCATCAGCTGCTGATCAGCGGCGGCAAGAAAGGCGACATTAATATATTCGACGTACGACAACGGCAACAGAGGCAGAGATTCCAAGCGCACGAATCGGCTATCAAATGTCTGGCGCTCGATCCGCACGAAGAATTTTTCGTTAGTGGGGCAGGTGATGGTGATATTAAG ATATGGGGTTTGACCGTCCACTCTCTTCTCTACTCGTTTCCTAGTGAACATCCACGGTCTAGTTTCTTCAAAAACATAGGACAG GGCGTTACCCAGTTACATGTGGATTCTGCGGGTCGATTGTTTTCGTGTGGAGCAGATGGTTCGATGAAAGTCCGTCAACTGCCAGAACGCGATTGTGTAATACAAACGctttattag